The genomic window AAGAATGAATGCTTATGGCCACAGAAACTAAAGGCAATGATATATGAGAAAAATACAATGTTTACATGGCCTCTGAATTGTATTTTGCTGCGCCGTCTTAGTTttatttcgtttaattttttttattgtgttattattgtttcgtTCTTAGCTGTTTTATGGTGTTTACATTTTATgtctcgttttgtttgttttcataattgtagatttttaccttttttttttttNNNNNNNNNNNNNNNNNNNNNNNNNNNNNNNNNNNNNNNNNNNNNNNNNNNNNNNNNNNNNNNNNNNNNNNNNNNNNNNNNNNNNNNNNNNNNNNNNNNNNNNNNNNNNNNNNNNNNNNNNNNNNNNNNNNNNNNNNNNNNNNNNNNNNNNNNNNNNNNNNNNNNNNNNNNNNNNNNNNNNNNNNNNNNNNNNNNNNNNNNNNNNNNNNNNNNNNNNNNNNNNNNNNNNNNNNNNNNNNNNNNNNNNNNNNNNNNNNNNNNNNNNNNNNNNNNNNNNNNNNNNNNNNNNNNNNNNNNNNNNNNNNNNNNNNNNNNNNNNNNNNNNNNNNNNNNNNNNNNNNNNNNNNNNNNNNNNNNNNNNNNNNNNNNNNNNNNNNNNNNNNNNNNNNNNNNNNNNNNNNNNNNNNNNNNNNNNNNNNNNNNNNNNNNNNNNNNNNNNNNNNNNNNNNNNNNNNNNNNNNNNNNNNNNNNNNNNNNNNNNNNNNNNNNNNNNNNNNNNNNNNNNNNNNNNNNNNNNNNNNNNNNNNNNNNNNNNNNNNNNNNNNNNNNNNNNNNNNNNNNNNNNNNNNNNNNNNNNNNNNNNNNNNNNNNNNNNNNNNNNNNNNNNNNNNNNNNNNNNNNNNNNNNNNNNNNNNNNNNNNNNNNNNNNNNNNNNNNNTTTTATCTATCCNNNNNNNNNNNNNNNNNNNNNNNNNNNNNNNNNNNNNNNNNNNNNNNNNNNNNNNNNNNNNNNNNNNNNNNNNNNNNNNNNNNNNNNNNNNNNNNNNNNNNNNNNNNNNNNNNNNNNNNNNNNNNNNNNNNNNNNNNNNNNNNNNNNNNNNNNNNNNNNNNNNNNNNNNNNNNNNNNNNNNNNNNNNNNNNNNNNNNNNNNNNNNNNNNNNNNNNNNNNNNNNNNNNNNNNNNNNNNNNNNNNNNNNNNNNNNNNNNNNNNNNNNNNNNNNNNNNNNNNNNNNNNNNNNNNNNNNNNNNNNNNNNNNNNNNNNNNNNNNNNNNNNNNNNNNNNNNNNNNNNNATACATATCANNNNNNNNNNNNNNNNNNNNNNNNNNNNNNNNNNNNNNNNNNNNNNNNNNNNNNNNNNNNNNNNNNNNNNNNNNNNNNNNNNNNNNNNNNNNNNNNNNNNNNNNNNNNNNNNNNNNNNNNNNNNNNNNNNNNNNNNNNNNNNNNNNNNNNNNNNNNNNNNNNNNNNNNNNNNNNNNNNNNNNNNNNNNNNNNNNNNNNNNNNNNNNNNNNNNNNNNNNNNNNNNNNNNNNNNNNNNNNNNNNNNNNNNNNNNNNNNNNNNNNNNNNNNNNNNNNNNNNNNNNNNNNNNNNNNNNNNNNNNNNNNNNNNNNNNNNNNNNNNNNNNNNNNNNNNNNNNNNNNNNNNNNNNNNNNNNNNNNNNNNNNNNNNNNNNNNNNNNNNNNNNNNNNNNNNNNNNNNNNNNNNNNNNNNNNNNNNNNNNNNNNNNNNNNNNNNNNNNNNNNNNNNNNNNNNNNNNNNNNNNNNNNNNNNNNNNNNNNNNNNNNNNNNNNNNNNNNNNNNNNNNNNNNNNNNNNNNNNNNNNNNNNNNNNNNNNNNNNNNNNNNNNNNNNNNNNNNNNNNNNNNNNNNNNNNNNNNNNNNNNNNNNNNNNNNNNNNNNNNNNNNNNNNNNNNNNNNNNNNNNNNNNNNNNNNNNNNNNNNNNNNNNNNNNNNNNNNNNNNNNNNNNNNNNNNNNNNNNNNNNNNNNNNNNNNNNNNNNNNNNNNNNNNNNNNNNNNNNNNNNNNNNNNNNNNNNNNNNNNNNNNNNNNNNNNNNNNNNNNNNNNNNNNNNNNNNNNNNNNNNNNNNNNNNNNNNNNNNNNNNNNNNNNNNNNNNNNNNNNNNNNNNNNNNNNNNNNNNNNNNNNNNNNNNNNNNNNNNNNNNNNNNNNNNNNNNNNNNNNNNNNNNNNNNNNNNNNNNNNNNNNNNNNNNNNNNNNNNNNNNNNNNNNNNNNNNNNNNNNNNNNNNNNNNNNNNNNNNNNNNNNNNNNNNNNNNNNNNNNNNNNNNNNNNNNNNNNNNNNNNNNNNNNNNNNNNNNNNNNNNNNNNNNNNNNNNNNNNNNNNNNNNNNNNNNNNNNNNNNNNNNNNNNNNNNNNNNNNNNNNNNNNNNNNNNNNNNNNNNNNNNNNNNNNNNNNNNNNNNNNNNNNNNNNNNNNNNNNNNNNNNNNNNNNNNNNNNNNNNNNNNNNNNNNNNNNNNNNNNNNNNNNNNNNNNNNNNNNNNNNNNNNNNNNNNNNNNNNNNNNNNNNNNNNNNNNNNNNNNNNNNNNNNNNNNNNNNNNNNNNNNNNNNNNNNNNNNNNNNNNNNNNNNNNNNNNNNNNNNNNNNNNNNNNNNNNNNNNNNNNNNNNNNNNNNNNNNNNNNNNNNNNNNNNNNNNNNNNNNNNNNNNNNNNNNNNNNNNNNNNNNNNNNNNNNNNNNNNNNNNNNNNNNNNNNNNNNNNNNNNNNNNNNNNNNNNNNNNNNNNNNNNNNNNNNNNNNNNNNNNNNNNNNNNNNNNNNNNNNNNNNNNNNNNNNNNNNNNNNNNNNNNNNNNNNNNNNNNNNNNNNNNNNNNNNNNNNNNNNNNNNNNNNNNNNNNNNNNNNNNNNNNNNNNNNNNNNNNNNNNNNNNNNNNNNNNNNNNNNNNNNNNNNNNNNNNNNNNNNNNNNNNNNNNNNNNNNNNNNNNNNNNNNNNNNNNNNNNNNNNNNNNNNNNNNNNNNNNNNNNNNNNNNNNNNNNNNNNNNNNNNNNNNNNNNNNNcaaccaaataacatggtttttaaaagaccggacttttcctttaaacaTTCACAAAGACGAAACACtgaataatggaaaaaagtaaaattgattTCTGAAACCTTAACATTCGCCACAGACGTTACACAAGAGGTCGAAGCTCCCTTGATAAGATAGGCGGAACGAGAGGGTGTGATAGGGAGGTTGGGTTACCATTGGATAGAAGGGTAGGAGGGATAGAGgcagaggaatgaaggaagaccTGGGCggaataataaagggaaaagggacgaaGGATATATAGGGTTAGGataggaaggagaaggtggaaaggaagtagagagaagggtaAAATAAGGAAATTATAAATACATGGTAGTGAATTAATTACTTTACCATAGGTNNNNNNNNNNNNNNNNNNNNNNNNNNNNNNNNNNNNNNNNNNNNNNNNNNNNNNNNNNNNNNNNNNNNNNNNNNNNNNNNNNNNNNNNNNNNNNNNNNNNNNNNNNNNNNNNNNNNNNNNNNNNNNNNNNNNNNNNNNNNNNNNNNNNNNNNNNNNcgcagagacagacacacagagaaggagagaagaaaacaaaccaacaaagcTATACTGCATcacagagagaaacaagaaggaaaGCAGCAAGACCTCTAACAGACCAATGNNNNNNNNNNNNNNNNNNNNNNNNNNNNNNNNNNNNNNNNNNNNNNNNNNNNNNNNNNNNNNNNNNNNNNNNNNNNNNNNNNNNNNNNNNNNNNNGAAGGTCGCCCTCAGCCACAATGCCGCCCGCGCTCATTTTCAGTGAGTTTCTCTTACTACGTTTATCTTTTATCTGATATTTCGTAGATATTGTGTTCTGGCTATCTGGTGTTTAcgaattattattgcagttatcttACACGATGACCGTCTGTCTCGCAAGACGGAATAAAGTTTTGGCTGTGAGAGCAGAAGGAGCCTTTACGTTAACTGAAAACAATACGAAGAATATCCTTTTAGGCTTTGGAATTCGTAATATTCATGTTTTGTGTCTAAGAAAGGGGATGTATATGCAACTAATTTACAGAGTTGCTTGATAACGNNNNNNNNNNNNNNNNNNNNNNNNNNNNNNNNNNNNNNNNNNNNNNNNNNNNNNNNNNNNNNNNNNNNNNNNNNNNNNNNNNNNNNNNNNNNNNNNNNNNNNNNNNNNNNNNNNNNNNNNNNNNNNNNNNNNNNNNNNNNNNNNNNNNNNNNNNNNNNNNNNNNNNNNNNNNNNNNNNNNNNNNNNNNNNNNNNNNNNNNNNNNNNNNNNNNNNNNNNNNNNNNNNNNNNNNNNNNNNNNNNNNNNNNNNNNNNNNNNNNNNNNNNNNNNNNNNNNNNNNNNNNNNNNNNNNNNNNNNNNNNNNNNNNNNNNNNNNNNNNNNNNNNNNNNNNNNNNNNNNNNNNNNNNNNNNNNNNNNNNNNNNNNNNNNNNNNNNNNNNNNNNNNNNNNNNNNNNNNNNNNNNNNNNNNNNNNNNNNNNNNNNNNNNNNNNNNNNNNNNNNNNNNNNNNNNNNNNNNNNNNNNNNNNNNNNNNNNNNNNNNNNNNNNNNNNNNNNNNNNNNNNNNNNNNNNNNNNNNNNNNNNNNNNNNNNNNNNNNNNNNNNNNNNNNNNNNNNNNNNNNNNNNNNNNNNNNNNNNNNNNNNNNNNNNNNNNNNNNNNNNNNNNNNNNNNNNNNNNNNNNNNNNNNNNNNNNNNNNNNNNNNNNNNNNNNNNNNNNNNNNNNNNNNNNNNNNNNNNNNNNNNNNNNNNNNNNNNNNNNNNNNNNNNNNNNNNNNNNNNNNNNNNNNNNNNNNNNNNNNNNNNNNNNNNNNNNNNNNNNNNNNNNNNNNNNNNNNNNNNNNNNNNNNNNNNNNNNNNNNNNNNNNNNNNNNNNNNNNNNNNNNNNNNNNNNNNNNNNNNNNNNNNNNNNNNNNNNNNNNNNNNNNNNNNNNNNNNNNNNNNNNNNNNNNNNNNNNNNNNNNNNNNNNNNNNNNNNNNNNNNNNNNNNNNNNNNNNNNNNNNNNNNNNNNNNNNNNNNNNNNNNNNNNNNNNNNNNNNNNNNNNNNNNNNNNNNNNNNNNNNNNNNNNNNNNNNNNNNNNNNNNNNNNNNNNNNNNNNNNNNNNNNNNNNNNNNNNNNNNNNNNNNNNNNNNNNNNNNNNNNNNNNNNNNNNNNNNNNNNNNNNNNNNNNNNNNNNNNNNNNNNNNNNNNNNNNNNNNNNNNNNNNNNNNNNNNNNNNNNNNNNNNNNNNNNNNNNNNNNNNNNNNNNNNNNNNNNNNNNNNNNNNNNNNNNNNNNNNNNNNNNNNNNNNNNNNNNNNNNNNNNNNNNNNNNNNNNNNNNNNNNNNNNNNNNNNNNNNNNNNNNNNNNNNNNNNNNNNNNNNNNNNNNNNNNNNNNNNNNNNNNNNNNNNNNNNNNNNNNNNNNNNNNNNNNNNNNNNNNNNNNNNNNNNNNNNNNNNNNNNNNNNNNNNNNNNNNNNNNNNNNNNNNNNNNNNNNNNNTCTCGCAATGTGCACTGAGTCTCTCTCTTAAAAACTGCCTGAAACTCCCCTCGATCACAGGATCATTTCTTCACGGCGCCCTTCCACCTCTGCCTTTAGGAGACTCTCTTGTCGTCAGGTGTGTGCCGCCCTTTGCTCTTTTCTTTGATTAGTTGTCTTCCTGAGGCTTTTTTCCTCCCTGTTCTTCGTCGcacttcctctttcctcactcGCTCTGCCCGACCAATCTTCCCGCCCGCCTTCAAAATCCTAGNNNNNNNNNNNNNNNNNNNNNNNNNNNNNNNNNNNNNNNNNNNNNNNNNNNNNNNNNNNNNNNNNNNNNNNNNNNNNNNNNNNNNNNNNNNNNNNNNNNNNNNNNNNNNNNNNNNNNNNNNNNNNNNNNNNNNNNNNNNNNNNNNNNNNNNNNNNNNNNNNNNNNNNNNNNNNNNNNNNNNNNNNNNNNNNNNNNNNNNNNNNNNNNNNNNNNNNNNNNNNNNNNNNNNNNNNNNNNNNNNNNNNNNNNNNNNNNNNNNNNNNNNNNNNNNNNNNNNNNNNNNNNNNNNNNNNNNNNNNNNNNNNNNNNNNNNNNNNNNNNNNNNNNNNNNNNNNNNNNNNNNNNNNNNNNNNNNNNNNNNNNNNNNGTACTGCTGTGACAATAATTATTACCGTACGAACAAATGTAgctatgatgattatagtaacaatagtagtaaagaTTATAAGATTAAAGTAAAACAGCAACGACACTGATGCATAATAAAGGCAGCAATCCCTTGACATCATCACTAGCAATTGCAATAAGAACATCACCAATAGCAATGTATtcatttacaatattattatcttcaccgTGACTACTGCCttcgtttttattccttttaactCGGTCATTTAACGACACAGCCAGGAGCGGTCgctgtcaccattattataacaTCTATTGTCAATATCACCATTGCATACTAAGTGTCATTCGTTATAATCAATAAGAGCGAACAACCCGTCTCTCCTTGATAAGCACCTGAGAACACACCAAATAACTTCAAAGCCATTAATTAACCCGTTTTGTGCGCTTTTAAATAGTCAATAACCATGGAATATCTCGTACATAAACCTCTACTCGGCTAAACAGATATTTTCTTCAGATATTCAAGCATATATTTAAGAAATTAACCCTTCATTTGACATTTTATCTCAATCCCAAgccacaaattttctttttttccagtgaTTATCTTGGTAGCTGGGTCATGCGCCCTTATCGCCAACCCAGATTTCCTAAGATGGAGGAACCAGCTGGGGCAACGACAGGTTGACCAACTGACAAGCCACCTCTACAATGTGCACGGAAATGACCTAAACAATCAGCTGGAAAACGACCTCGTGAACCAACTGCCCAGCTTTCCGGAGAACCAAATGGGAGACCTGAAAGACGTCCGTTTTCTCTTATGGACCCGGTACTCGGAGGGGAAactttgatatttgttttatgtCCTGTTTTATCTAGCAAGGATAAATAGTATCCAAGCACGGAGGAAAACTGTTTTGCTGAACTCAATTCAGTATTAGTTCAACACTAAGTGCAACTTGATCAAGTAGGAAAGGACTGCGAGCGACTGATTAGCTTGCTTGCTCTACATTATGATTGAGATGAATNNNNNNNNNNNNNNNNNNNNNNNNNNNNNNNNNNNNNNNNNNNNNNNNNNNNNNNNNNNNNNNNNNNNNNNNNNNNNNCAGTACATANNNNNNNNNNNNNNNNNNNNNNNNNNNNNNNNNNNNNNNNNNNNNNNNNNNNNNNNNNNNNNNNNNNNNNNNNNNttattatatgtttatatatgcttatacagtGTATGtgaatttactttttattcacaACTAATGCGGCATTCACTGCTGGATCCCCAATATGAATCCGTTTTATAAAGTCTATGAATATCTCTCTTTATAATGTGCCCAAAATCCTTGCATCTCTTGTtccttttgaatatatattcttaaaattaaTTCACTGATGGAATTGCATATCATTTTCATAAGAGCTGAAAAAAACGTccgtaattaaaaataataataatgatgatttaatgcccgaatttacccccaccccccaatcctCACCCCTACCACCGCCTATCCACCCATaaattctctctcttatccacaTCCACCCTAACCCGCATCATCCCTGTCCACCCTACCCCTTGCCCTTATCCCCATCCCCCTATCTACCCcaaccctctcccacccacccttttcACTACCTTCTCTGCTCACCCACCCTACCTTACGCTTACCCTCTCTACCCACCCACCCTTGCCCCAACTCCAACCATCTCCACTCACCCATCCCTACCTTCACCCTGCCCTCACCCTACCCTCACCCTGCCCACATCCCCTGCATTAACCCTTACTCTCTCGCCCCACCCANNNNNNNNNNNNNNNNNNNNNNNNNNNNNNNNNNNNNNNNNNNNNNNNNNNNNNNNNNNNNNNNNNNNNNNNNgcccgcccgcccgcccgccccagCTCGAACTCCGGCGACGGCGACCACTACCGCCTGTTTCCCGACGACGCCGAGTCCCTCTCCGGCTCGCCCTTCGTCGGTAGCCGCCCGACCTTCGTCCTCTACCACGGCTTCAACGACTTCGGCGAGTGCGGTTGGATCCTGGACTCCAAGACAGGTCCGGCGTGATGCTCTTCctgttttttgtcttgtttttgtttttttgcggtgggggggggtgttgtttgatGGTTTGTTTGGGCTCTCaaatttttggttgtttgtgtggaagTCTAAGGCAGGTCTGGTGtggcttttgttttcttgttactTATAAGTTGATGTGGCTCTTGttctttttgtctctattttcCTTGTCctctattgtttgtgtttttgtttattcgtttgttttaaaTATGTGTGGAAGTCTGAGGCTGATGTGGTTCGNNNNNNNNNNNNNNNNNNNNNNNNNNNNNNNNNNNNNNNNNNNNNNNGCAATTGTCCGGAAGCCAATGCAGGTGTAACAtggttctccttctcttctctagtCTCCTGGATCTTTGTGCTCTTTTTTCTGTGTGGAAATCCAAAATAGGACCTGGTGNNNNNNNNNNNNNNNNNNNNNNNNNNNNNNNNNNNNNNNNNNNNNNNNNNNNNNNNNNNNNNNNNNNNNNNNNNNNNNNNNATCAACCTGTGTGGATATCAAGACGGGTCTTATGTAGTTGTTGTCCTTGTTATTTTTCGTTTCCCCAATCTttgttttacttgtgtttttttttattcgtaactGTGTGGAATCCATGACAGGTTTGGCATCCTTGATTTTGGGCTGATTCTGGNNNNNNNNNNNNNNNNNNNNNNNNNNNNNNNNNNNNNNNNNNNATGAATCGATGTGTTTTTGAGCATGAGACATTTACAACGATTTAGGCAAGAAAAGGGGCTATGAACATTAACTTGCCTTATAGTTGTTCTTCATGCAACATCTTCATcggctttaataataataaaaacagcaattatTCCTCAGTCACTCTACCAGAGCATCAAAATCGCCATGAATTTCTCCAATCTTGCATTCACATAAAAACATTCTCTCGTTACCCAGAGCTGCTGAAACTGAGCGATGCGAATGTGATTTCTGTGGACTGGCAAACGATGGTTGTTCCACCGTGGTATAATTACGCCGTCGAAAATGTGTACAGGGTAAGTATAACTTTGTTGTTTTCGTATTCCCGTTTTAAGGAGTGCCTTAGATCAGTTATTTACGAAAATTTGAGAGGGACAAACATAGCTTGCTGTTTTTACTTAATTTATGTACTACTATTGGAACCTGGTTATGTCAGTTTTGTTCGAAGAAATGTGTAACTCCTAAAGTGACTTCTTTCCAGACAGGGAATTCTTGCAGAAAGTCACTGATATGCACCCACTAATCCGATGGCGTAGCGCGCGCGAgacgcaaataaaaaaatatatatatagtaataagataTCTTTAAATGCATCTTACTTTAGTCACATCAGTTGNNNNNNNNNNNNNNNNNNNNNNNNNNNNNNNNNNNNNNNNNNNNNAAGATACACCTGTTTGGGGTTAAGAGGTTCAGCAGTGGCCTGGTGGAAGGGCCTCGGGGAGATAAGCGCCGACGGAAGAGGGGACGCCCTGCTTGGAGGCTAACACCCCACGTTCCGCCGCTGCATCATTCACCTCATTTCTTTTCCAAGTAAAACTCTCCTCCCTTTTGATTGCATGAGGCTCTCTTCGCCCCCCAGGTGAGCAACTACACCGCTGGCCTGTTGGACTGGCTGCACGACATGACGGGGCTCCAGGCCTCGCAGGTGCACATCGTCGGGCACTCGCTCGGGGCGCACACGGCCGGCATGACGGGGAAGCGCGTCGCATCCGGGCAGGTGGCGCGAGTAACAGGTGGGAATACATTGGGCGTTAATTTCACCGCGGGACAATGTGTCTTCTCATTTTACGGAACGAATATGTGTCTATGTAATCATTTCACCGAAAAAAATATGTGTCGCGTGTGCCATCCATTGCTGAAATTAGTCTGAGTGAGTTTGAGTGTGTCATTATGTGGAGTTGAAGGTTTACTGTTGGTAAGTGCGAGTGAAATTACCTAACCAGGGAAATTTAACCTTTCATGGATTATTTACGCCCCCTGAATATGAGAACAACACGCCGACTCTGTCATCCGACTCATTGATATCATTAGTAATGTCATTTGTATTAGAGAAATCTCAACATCGTCTATCTTCATTTGTATTACAGAATATGTACTCATTTCTTTCTATCCCACCATTGTAGCTCCTCTCGGAAAGTGTCGCAAACTTTACTGGACTTCTGAGAAGCAATGGATTTgcttttatatattagattaagaCAACAGATGTTGTCTGCAATGTTCATGCCAAGAGTATACTCATGCTTTATTTCAATGAATCCTAACCGACCTTTATGGTTGCTATTTAGTCAGCAACGAAAATCTGCCCATGcat from Penaeus monodon isolate SGIC_2016 chromosome 23, NSTDA_Pmon_1, whole genome shotgun sequence includes these protein-coding regions:
- the LOC119587844 gene encoding pancreatic lipase-related protein 2-like, giving the protein MPPALIFMIILVAGSCALIANPDFLRWRNQLGQRQVDQLTSHLYNVHGNDLNNQLENDLVNQLPSFPENQMGDLKDVRFLLWTRSNSGDGDHYRLFPDDAESLSGSPFVGSRPTFVLYHGFNDFGECGWILDSKTELLKLSDANVISVDWQTMVVPPWYNYAVENVYRVSNYTAGLLDWLHDMTGLQASQVHIVGHSLGAHTAGMTGKRVASGQVARVTGLDPAGPLFYNKSSDARIDRSDAAFVDIMHANSGPLIEGCIALFEAVGHTDFYPNGGMHQPGCTLADHASSNGIRSDWLDLFGGCSHARATAYWVESLRARSAEEMFRAWPCSDWDTFFTGGCPDCGSGCLDMGFPTAQGLEGTYFLRTNPTSPYALGDVQ